The window aatttgtgtcttttttttgtggaaattgaaAGGCATATTTGATTTACTaagacaatttttattttgtttaaatactgGGTTTCTAACTCTGCTGCATGCagattatgtatttttgtgtattGACCCAGCATCAGTGTTTTAGTTTCTGCTCCGGCATCTTCCAGTAGATTAATAATCGGTGCAAATTAAAGCACTTTCCTGAGATCTGATTTTTCCATTTCTTAAAGCACTAGTCATTTCAAGATTTTCTTTTAGGCAAGTATTCAAATATTCAAACtagtttattaaaaaatcataataacaCTTAGACAGTTATGCATTCAAAATGAAACCTTTTCAAAACTCAGTTAGTCGGACCTGCACTcaatctccctctctctctctcatgcgcacacgcacgcacacacacacacactcactcactcactcacacacttagctatctaaatgaggacattccataggcgtaatggttgttatactgtacttactgtatgtgctattgtcctacaccaaccctacacctaaacctaccccttacaggagactacaggcatttttacagtttcaaaaaacctttgtttactttatttttaaaccagttttacaaatgaggacgtccccaaagggaggtttttggagattttgtcaggtttagctcacttttgggtacaaatttgtccccaaaatatggttaagtagaCACACGCACtcgcactcacacactcactcactctctcacacactcacacacacacacacacacactcactcactcacactcacacacactctcacactcacactcacacacactctcacactcacactcacacacacactctctctctcacacacacacacactctctctctcacacacactcacactcactcacacacacacacactctctctcacacacactcactctctcacacacacacacactctcacacactctctcacacacacacactctctctcacacacacactctctctctcacacacacacacactctctctctcacactcactcacacacacactcactctcacacactctctctcacacacacactctctctctcacacacactcacactctctctctcacacactctctctctctcactcactcactcacacacacacacacacacacacacacacacacacacacactcactcacactcactcacacactcactcacacactcacacacactcactcacacacacacactcacacacacacctcacactcacacacacacactctcgaGTGTTAGTGTGGTTCTCCGTTGCTCCTGCGGGGGGTGCTCCGTCTACGGCTCGTCCTGAATCCCACTGTTGCACGTGAGTTTAGACGCCAGTTTTCCGTATTTACTGTCGTCTGGCTGCGGCTGCACTTTGTCTGTGCAGCTTTTGCCTGAAATACACAAACACCGTCCCATTATATCCTGAGCGTTTGACGGCTCGATCGCTGTCAGGTGTTATTGGGATACCTGGAATCTGGCCCATTGAAATGAACACACGGTCCATCTTGATTCTGGGACGAGCTCTCGCGATTAGAAACACTCCAGTAAACGCCAGCAGACACCTGAGCGACACACACATCTTAAATCGCAAACACACAGGCAGATATTGTTATTAACTACAATAATCTTTAAGAAACACTCACCCGATCACAAACATGATGATGTATATCAAAGATAAACCATAAAATTCTTCATAAAATAAGATGCCTAGAAATACAAACATATCCCGTTAggcatttttgtgttttcaggaaggaaaagcaaatgtttttttcagcaaaacgtgtTTGAACGGACTGACCAGCAACGACGGCGCTCGCAGTGAAGAACACGTAATTGATGGGCACGATCTCAGTGGCGTCAAACATCTTCATGGCCTGATTCAGAAACCTGAGCAAATGGAGAGACATGAGCAGGATTCCTCTGAGCACAGTAAGTGATCAGCGTGTGTTTTAGTGAAGGGTCAGACGCACTTGATCTGAAAGGCGCAGGAGGTGACCATGATGATGAACATGATGTAGAAGATGGGATAGGTGAGCTGCAGGTGACTTCCTCGGATCGTCTCTGTGATCATTCCTGAAACCGCTTTCACCGAGATCACCGTCACCGAAGCTGCGACAAACACGCTTTTACTGATCTGCTCATCATGACGGTTATGAAACGCTCACACCGAGACCAGAATCTGTTCTTACCTAGTAACGCCACCAAGATCATTATGATTACGATGTGTTTTATGTTCCTGCACTTGTACAAATACATCAGGATAGCGAAGAGAATCATTTCAAACATCTGCAGAGAGACGGAGATAAAAGATTCGTTCTGAAGAATCACATCAGTTATACGTGTTCAGGCTCGTCACGGTCTTTATTTCACCTTGTGTTTGTGGATCTCTAGGTGTCACTTTCCTAATGGCCTCTTCTATAAAATGTGATCGGTTAGCTGTACTGTAACTTGGTCAAGATTGAGCAGACTTACGAAGTAGATCAGGAAGGTCCAGCTGACCAGCGAGCGCTCCACCATGTTGGCTGTGACATGAGGCGATGAATGAGGGGCGAATGTCACCAGAAAGTAGGTTCCGATCAGCGCTAAAGCACCTCCTGCCAACAAAACACCTTCATTACAAGAACTCTGAGGAAAGTTGATTGAAACGTGTTCATGTCACATGATGATCGGAGTGTTGCGGTTTGTGGACGGCTGGTGTCCTGCTGATTCAAACTGAAGCGCTCTTCAGCAGACGCTAAAGACTCGTGCTTTTCCATCACACTGAACTGATTCAGTCTGGACCCAATGAGCTTtagtcaacaacaacaaatatgaATTCAACTAATAATAATCTCCTGATTTCTGGGGGAATTAttacacatacagtggggcaaaaaaatatttagtatttagtcaggcaccaattgtgcaagttctcccacttaaaaagatgagagaggccagtaattttcatcataggtatacctcaactatgagagacaaaatgagaaaaaaaatccagaaaatcacattgtaggatttttaaagaatttatttgcaaattatggtggaaaataagtatttggtcaataacaaaatttcatctcaatactttgttatataccctttgttggcaatgacagaggtcaaacgtgttctgtaagtcttcacaaggttttcacacactgttgctggtattttggcccattcctccatgcagatctcctctagagcagtaatgttttggggctgtcgctgggtaacagcgggttgagatctggacactggctgggccactccaggaccttgaaatgcttcacgaagccactccttcgttgccaggcggtgtgtttgggatcattgtcatgctgaaagacccagccacgtttcatcttcaatgcccttgctgatggaaggaggttttcaccaaaatctcacgatacatggccccattcattctttcgtttacacggatcagtcgtcctggtccctttgcagaaaaacagccccaaagcatgatgtttccacccccatgcttcacagtaggtatgctgttctttctcctccaaacacgacaagttgagtttttaccaaaagttctattttggtttcatctgaccatatgacattctcccaatcctcttctggatcatccaaatgctctctagcaaacttcagacgggccggacatgtactggcttaagcaggggacacgcctggcactgcaggatttgagtcctggcggcgcagtgtgttactgatggtagcctttgttactttggtcccagctctctgcaggtcattcactaggtcccccgtgtggttctgggatttttgctcacagttcttgtgatcattttgaccccacggggtgagatcttgcgtggagccccagatcgagggagattatcagtggtcttgtatgtcttccattttctaataattgctcccacagttgatttcttcacaccaagctgcttacctattgcagattcagtcttcccagcctggtgcaggtctacaattttgtttctggtgtcctttgacagctctttggtcttggccatggtggagtttggagttggactgtttgaggttgtggacaggtgtcttttatactgataacgagttcaaacagatgccattaatacaggtaacgagtggaggacagaggagcctcttaaagaagaagttacaggtctgtgagagccagaaatcttgcttgtttgtaggtgaccaaatacttattttaccgaggaatttaccaataaattctttaaaaatcctacaatgtgattttctggatttttttttctcattttgtctctcatagttgaggtatacctatgatgaaaattacaggcctctctcatccttttaagtgggagaacttgcacaattggtggctgactaaatacttttttgccccactgtatgtgagcctggagcacaaaagcagtcataagtagcacgggtatatttgtggCAATagtgtgggtcaaaattatccatttttcttttatgtcaaaatcattaggatattaagtaaagatcattttccatgaagatattttgtaaatttcctaccgtaaatatatcaaaacttcatttttaattagtaatatgcattgctaagaacttcatttggacaactttaaaggtgattttctcaatatttagatttttttgcaccctcagattccagatttttggACTAGTGacgatataataataataataataattccccAGTCTTGCTTTATAggtatatgtaatataatttgaGTTTAATAATTTTTCTATACAAGAAAAGACTAGAAAAAAGTTTACAAGAACTTCACTATGAGACATAAGAAGGACTCTAATCTCACCGAGGATGTCTGAAGCACGTAACGTTTCCTTGAGGAACACCACAGAAATGACAGCACTCACTGAAAGAGAGACCAACAGAACCAACTTTACATGCTTCTGAACATCAGTCAAAGAGTAAAATACTGACACTTGAACTACAGAACTGCAGCCTTCAGAACTGTGATCGACTGTGCTGTGTTTTAATGGACAATGATAAGGTCTTACCGATGAC is drawn from Onychostoma macrolepis isolate SWU-2019 chromosome 16, ASM1243209v1, whole genome shotgun sequence and contains these coding sequences:
- the LOC131522053 gene encoding NIPA-like protein 2, whose product is MEVYIVGICIAVCGNFLISISLNIQKYTHVRQSQRGTKPYYTSRLWWCGILLMGLGELGNFAAYGFAPASLIAPLGCVSVIVSAVISVVFLKETLRASDILGGALALIGTYFLVTFAPHSSPHVTANMVERSLVSWTFLIYFMFEMILFAILMYLYKCRNIKHIVIIMILVALLASVTVISVKAVSGMITETIRGSHLQLTYPIFYIMFIIMVTSCAFQIKFLNQAMKMFDATEIVPINYVFFTASAVVAGILFYEEFYGLSLIYIIMFVIGCLLAFTGVFLIARARPRIKMDRVFISMGQIPGKSCTDKVQPQPDDSKYGKLASKLTCNSGIQDEP